A window of Gossypium hirsutum isolate 1008001.06 chromosome D13, Gossypium_hirsutum_v2.1, whole genome shotgun sequence genomic DNA:
cacaattaggtcatacaaatcaatttttattgaaattacctaataaaatcatctcataaacaaattaaagcttcaatttcatgctatttcatcataaaattccagcacatattcatagaaactttcaatttcattcataaaataaaaaaaactaatgaatttagtaataggacctagttgtaaaagtcttagaaacacaaaaattacaagaaaaaggcaaggattaactcacttggtgcaaagaTTATGAAAAACCAGTTTGAATaaacccttaggacgtttttggctgatgagaatgcataaaaataaagagaattctagatattccaatttggtctcatttttatgttagtaaaatttgttatttttccattttacccttatttcatcaattctcctgatttttctcaacatatgccgcccaaaatatctccttttgggcttatttgtaatttatgtccctcctcatttaacaattgagctatttaatcgttctagtaacttttacacctttttcaatttagtccttttcacttaattgactacccaaacattaaaattttctaacaaaattttaataccatattactaacacttcataaatatttataaaaatatttatgattcaTTTTTACGAGATTGAGGTCTCGATAGCTTGTTTTtatccaatttcttcaataatttctttttctaactaaccactaaatcggtaaaattcttctatctatattttcatacgattttgctatcatatcaatattcatgcaaaaatattaaaataaatttatctttaaatcgaatttgtggctacgaaaccactgttccgataaccttaaatttagGCAATTAcaatatctcattttcataaatcgaATTAATGATCTAATCGTAAAGCTAAGCATACATGATGAATATGATTTGTGTGAAATGTTGAATGAATGCAACTTGATTATGACATGTGTAGTGAAAACATGGAAGTGCCCTGTAATATAAATGTCAtgtgtagcgacctaaaaatttgggcacgggcgctagtcgaggtaattattgaaaacttgaaaattgaatctcgattttatttgaaaaggagtcgccaccgatctttttttttctaggtgtgatcggacacctagtaaattctcttttttagaaaactttatttttaaacttttctaaaaagaggtaattttaggtctataTGAAAATctagagaaaattagggttcgggagtcggttacgcgcgaggaaggtattaacaccctcgcgacgcccaaattTGGTATCtcattaaacgcgtgttgtcttaattttcaaaaatacaaattcaatttaATAGTTAATCGCGATCTGATCAAAacacaagaattttttttttaacatgagAATTTTGAAacacgaatttttttaaaaaagacgaaagtttttgaaacacaagaatttttgaaaacatgaaaatctttaaaacacaatattttttgaaacacgagaattttaaaacatagaaatttttaaaacacgaaaatttgtgAAACACTAGAGTcgttgaaaacacgaaaatttgtgAAAACACGGAAATTTCTGAAAGCACGAGGATTTTCAAAATacgaatttttttgaaaatacgaaaatttttaaaaacagagaaatttttaaaacacaagaATTTTTGAAACAtcggaaatttttttttaaaacgtgaaaattttgaaaacgcGAAGATTTTttgaaacacgggaattttttgaaaacacaaaaaattttgaaaaatagaattttttgaaaacatgagaattaaaaaaaatggaatttttttatttctattttactaAAACACGAATATTTTTGAAACCACGGAAATATTGTTTTTTTGcacaaacttttcaattttttattaagcacgtatcgtatttaacacgaatcggtgatattcactcaacatagcaatgaaatcaacgaattagtgtcaaatcgattcgttgccttatttttgaaaacacgactatattttttgaaacacgagaaaaatttttgaaggcacgaaaatttcgaaacaaatttttttttgaaaaaaagaaatttttttgaatatttttattcttaaaagGACGTATCGATTTTAACGCAaaccggtgatattcacccaacatagcaatgaaatccACGATTTAATGTTAAACTGATttgttgccttatttattaaaattatttaaaataaaataaaattaaaattaaattaaattaaaaatataaatacaaaaatataaaaatataaaaatgcataaaatattaataatattaaaacgaaATGACATAAAAATACGAACATTAAATTAAAagtgaaataaacgaaattaccgaAAAGATCCCGAAACACGAGCTTCGTCGAACAGGTTacacaaatttaactttttttttctttttctctttttttttctctttttttcttttttctctttttttcttttttttcttctctcttctttctgTCCTGCTTCTTTTGGGCCTGGGCCTGCTGCTGGCCTGCTGATGCAGGTGGGCCTGCTGCTAGTGCTGGGCTGCCTGCGTTGGGCCTGCGCTACTGGGCTGCGCAAAGTGGGCCTGCTGCAGGCCTGCTACTTTTTtctgctttctttttttttgggggctGCTTTTTGGGCTGCTAAGCTGGGCTGCTGCTGGGTCGGGTTGGGTCACCGGATCGGGTCGGGTCAGACCCGGGTCGAGTCGGGTCGACCCgactattcaaaaaaaatatctttttattgttttattttttttctttttatttttctttcttcttgttcttgttcttcttcttccttcttttcttctcttttttcttcttcttctccgtTCGGCCTCCTTCGTCGCCGTCGATGCCGCTGCTCGTGCTGCTGCCGTCACCTCCTCCGGTGGCTCGCCAATGGTCGGCCTCTCTTCCTCccctctcttcttttctttttctttttctttttcgacattttttttctctttttttctttgaaaattttcctttgcttactttttctttttttgctttggCTCTTGTTTGTCTTGCTAGGTGTCGGCGATGGGAGTGCTACGGCGGTTGGTACGGAGGTGCTGGTGCGACGGCCGGCGGTGGGCTGctgtttttttgattttttttgctcaaagtttttgttttttttctttttttttccctttctcccTTGGCTTTGGGGTTTTAAAACccattttattttgatgttttctcttcttttttgcaTGTTGCAGGTGGGCTAGGGAGGGCAGGCCGGCCGCCGCCATTGCAGGTGCAACTTGCCCTGGTTGCTGCCAGaaggaccaaaatgtaaacacaGCAAAAGTTTTggggccaaaatgtaattttgagaaagtttagggtcaaaatgcaatttcgagaaagtttaggggttaaaatgtaattaCAGAATGTTTAGGGGTTgaaatgtaattttgaaaaattttagaggtcaaaatgtaattttagaaaagtttaggggtaaaaatgtaaatttttttaaacacaaaattattcccggacaaaattcagtgattacaTCATGAATAATGTATAAATGTCCGTTCGAATGTAGTAAGcgattaggatacgattggcatgctaaTATGGTTAGAATGTGCGCTTGTACTGGATTGTACTTTGGTGCCcctgtttgcacttcggtgccccaTTTACACTTTGGTGTCCCTGTTTGCACTATAGTGCTTTTTGGTGTGGTGTAGGTATCCAAGTATCTGAGTTACTTTTGCTATAGTTCAGCGGGCTAATTGGTTAAAATTAAAAGGAACCGATTGTTTGATATTGTAATTTATGTTTGGAATTGATtatttgaaattgaaatgaagtaTATGTTGATTTTGTTCAAAGGTTTCAATGGAATGgaattgatttggattgaattgcaTAAATTAGAAATATTATATCACTGAATTGATGATATGTGTTCAGAAATTTATAAGTTATATGATGATTGAATGATGTAactgaaatatataaatatttgatgatactgtttaaatgatatttaattgagttaaataGTTTTGTACAAATTAAAATGCTTTGAGACTTGCAACTGATGATCTCACCTTACTGTTGTTAAATGTGTATACAAGAAAATAGTATAGTaactaatttgttaaattaatagtaattgagttgagtttattgttttaattccaatgaacttactaaacatttgTAATGtttactttatttcattttctgtGTTTGTAGTTGGCATTTTTGCGAAACATATCAGTCGGATCACTCCAGAGCTCACATTATCAAATAGCCTGGTACAATGCTTTTCTTGTCAATAATCAACATATGCGACATTCATtactcatatatttcaaatatggtATCCAATTTAAATTTCCCAATTGGTTTCAAGAATGGTGGAACTAGTATGGACCATCCTCTTTTGAGATTCTACtagcaaaatttaaaatttatggccCTACTTTTTTGACAAATTCCAACCAGAACTTgataaaaaacatatttataaaagcATTCATTTCTTCTCAAAATTATGCATCTCTTGGACTGTTTCTTGGAGTTATTCATATGAACAAGATTCTTACATGGGAATCCCATTATTAGTCTGAAATTTTAGGACAAAATAGTGGGACAAATTTAACGATGAAAAATATAATTCCAAGTATTTGTatgaatttttcaataaaaactCAATATTATGCAAGTCCGCTACCCTAGATCAAACTATAGCAAAATTCCTCCAAGTCAAATCAACTACAATTACGATGTTAACTCACGCTAAAACAAAAAAGGAATACAAACAACTTATGGATGAGATGCTCAACTCCATGGGTTTTGACTTGGAGGATGAGAAATCCTCAACATCTTCGATCAAAACAGTGGATCTTGCGGATGACACCACAACAATAACAATCACCAAaagtagaaaaaataaaaagtgaaCAGGGTAAAATAGTAACGATTCCCTTCAAGAGAAAACAAAGACGAACAATGAATATTCTCTGCAATGAACAATGAAGATTTTTTGCAAGAACAGTGGAGATTCTCTACAATGATCGGTAAAGATTCGCTGCAATAAACAATGAAGATTCTccgtaaaaagaaaaaagattataATCAGAGAATACATTATCTATAAAAATGATAGTTTGAAAAACGaatagttataataatttcattataaatagaTACTAGCCCTCTATAAAAAAACTCTCATTTGTAATGAAAGACACGCCTCAATACACTGACTTCAAAGTTTCtctaaaaattttccaatttcaattatcaaattcagttttaaaattaaacttctttcaaatttaattatcaaatttagttTTATAGTTTTTGATTTAACTATCCTCGGaggctaaaaatatttttattacataattatataataattattttagttatataaataaaagagttattaattaaaaagatgaattaaaaaaaattaaaaataatatatttattaattaaaaaaattaaaataacatgaaataaaaaatacaaatgtgattAAAAGAGAATTCGAATCCGAGACTTAAAAACAAAACTAGTAACACTTAactatctaatttttataaaaaaaagtcggTGTTTATTAATAATCCTAATTAAAATTGTATTTCTATTGTAATAAAACTTTGATTAAATTGGAGCTGTAGATCAAACATAATTTTCTAATTCattctttctaaaaaaaatagattatattattataaatttttaaaatttttataaatcaataacaaaaatatattacATAATTAGATTTCAACTAAAATTAAGTGAAGTTTAATATtcgttaagtaaattttattatcattattcttttctCCCAGCGACAACAATTATTAGATAAAACTATAAATACAGAGAGGAGAAAATATCGGACACTAGATCTGAAAAACCTTAATTTTCGGTTTCTTCATAATTTCTTCACTATTAAGCAAAACAGTCGATTCAATTCAACTCAACTCAAatcagtttctattattttttagtttaattattgGGGTTTTCGTGCTTTGCTTAGCGTCTAGGGTTTCCTCTTACTATATTTTAAGGCTTTCTCCATATTCGGTTTCAGTATCTCTCTTCAATATTCGggttagttttctttctttttcccctttgattttcgtttttttttggtGCATTACTGATAATTTTGTTACTCTGGAGAAATAATGAAATCGgatatttttttttctgttttcatttaatttcaataGTTTGGGATACagattttaaactaaaatttaacctcTGTAGTAGAACTTTCTCGCAAAATTGGATGTTTCTTCAGAATTcgaatattattaatattattatttgctCTACAGCAGTTTTAAGACACTGATTTGTagctaatttgaaattttgaagagAAATTTCTTGCCGACCAAATTTCTGTACTTCTAATTGGATTTTTTTATTACTATCTTGTTTTGTTCCGTTGTAGCATTCTGTTGATCTTCAAAAAGTGTTTTCAGGGTTTGGGAAGAATTTGGTGCAAGATTTAACCTGTAATTAATGAGGTCTGGCACCGGCATTGGTACTGTGAGAAGGCGGCTTCATCACAGCGATGTTGGCGGTATAAGGAACGAAAATTATGAGACGTCCGGATTGGATGGTTTAGATGAACCTTTGTTAGGGAAACGTGATTATGATGACAAACATTCTGAGGTTATGTCGTTATTTTTTGCTAATTATACCTGTTTGCTAGAAAGTGGATGGAGTATTGTGAATGtctagtttaatttgttttatatgttatagGGGAAGGTGATGGAGGAAATTTGGGATGATGAGAGAAAGAAGGAACAGTTACATTGGACGCTTTTGTTCTCAAACTTGATCGCGCAATGGGCGCAATGGATAGGTCTGTGGTATTATCAGTGTGGTTTCTTAGTTATAGATATGTgaatttgtggtttataattc
This region includes:
- the LOC107940138 gene encoding uncharacterized protein gives rise to the protein MQVGLLLVLGCLRWACATGLRKVGLLQACYFFLLSFFLGAAFWAAKLGCCWVGLGHRIGSGQTRVESGRPDYSKKISFYCFIFFLFIFLSSCSCSSSSFFSSLFSSSSPFGLLRRRRCRCSCCCRHLLRWLANGVGDGSATAVGTEVLVRRPAVG